A section of the Kribbella sp. HUAS MG21 genome encodes:
- a CDS encoding YafY family protein, which yields MIETSARLLKLLSLLQQPKEWSGAALADELGVGVRTVRRDVDKLRNLGYPVDAVPGVAGYRLGAGAALPPLLLDDEEAVAVAIGLRAAATGTVAGTEESSVRALTKLEQVLPSRLRHRIELLQQIAVTPAGGPSVQPDVLLAVAAACRDHQQLRFDYRNHDGTAARRRTEPHRLVHTGRRWYLVAWDLEREDWRTFRVDRLEPRIPTGPRFTPREIPELAATNRGVAYGGYRHQARILVHAPAEEVADRYGPNVASVTPVDATTTLVETGANSLDQLALYLGLLGLPFEIQSPPELVDSVRVLITRLAASIERE from the coding sequence ATGATCGAAACCTCGGCCCGACTGCTCAAATTGCTCTCGCTCCTGCAGCAGCCCAAGGAGTGGAGCGGCGCCGCGCTGGCCGACGAGCTCGGCGTCGGGGTCCGCACGGTGCGGCGGGACGTGGACAAGCTGCGCAACCTCGGCTACCCGGTCGACGCCGTACCGGGGGTGGCCGGCTACCGCCTCGGTGCCGGCGCCGCGCTGCCACCCCTCCTGCTCGACGACGAGGAAGCCGTAGCGGTCGCGATCGGTCTGCGCGCAGCCGCGACCGGCACCGTGGCCGGCACCGAGGAGTCGTCGGTCCGGGCGCTCACCAAGCTCGAACAGGTCCTGCCGTCCCGGCTGCGGCACCGCATCGAACTGCTCCAGCAGATCGCCGTTACCCCCGCGGGCGGCCCGTCCGTGCAACCCGACGTACTGCTAGCCGTCGCCGCCGCCTGCCGCGACCACCAGCAACTGCGGTTCGACTACCGCAACCACGACGGTACGGCGGCCAGACGCAGGACCGAACCGCACCGGCTGGTGCACACGGGCCGACGCTGGTACCTGGTCGCGTGGGACCTGGAGCGCGAGGACTGGCGGACGTTCCGCGTCGACCGGCTCGAGCCACGCATCCCGACCGGCCCGCGCTTCACGCCCCGCGAGATACCGGAGCTGGCGGCCACGAACCGCGGCGTCGCGTACGGTGGCTACCGGCACCAAGCACGCATCCTCGTGCACGCCCCCGCCGAGGAGGTCGCCGACCGCTACGGCCCGAACGTCGCCTCGGTGACCCCGGTCGACGCCACCACCACGCTCGTCGAGACCGGCGCGAACTCGCTCGATCAGCTCGCGCTGTACCTCGGCCTGCTCGGCCTGCCGTTCGAGATCCAGTCGCCGCCGGAACTCGTCGACAGTGTCCGGGTGCTGATCACCCGCCTGGCGGCGTCGATCGAGCGGGAATGA
- a CDS encoding epoxide hydrolase family protein: MIKPFTINIPQHALDELAAKLASTRLPAPLPGDDWDTGVPVSWLSSLVEYWRTSYDWRAAEKELNSYPQFTTEIEGQRIHFLHVRSAEPDALPLLLTHGWPGSIAEFLDLIGPLTDPVAHGGDAADAFHVVIPALPGFGFSGPTADGDWTFPRIGRVWAELMSRLGYERYGVQGGDLGGSVSPEVGRAAPEHVVGVHTNGGTNLPPLQMSDEELQTLTPLEQDRMARIARFMKDEFGYISIQSTRPQTLAYGLVDSPVAQLAWIMDKFKAWTYPEETLPEAIIGKDRLLTNVMLYWLTGTGGSAAYIGYAQPRSWAPRPNSGVPTAVLALAHDVAIRRYCETSNNITRWTDATVGGHFAALEQPELLLNDVRAFFRDLRR, from the coding sequence ATGATCAAGCCATTCACCATCAACATCCCGCAGCACGCGCTCGACGAACTCGCCGCCAAGCTGGCGAGCACCCGGCTCCCCGCGCCGCTCCCCGGCGACGACTGGGACACCGGCGTACCGGTCTCCTGGCTCTCGTCGCTGGTCGAGTACTGGCGTACGTCGTACGACTGGCGAGCGGCCGAGAAGGAGCTGAACTCGTACCCGCAGTTCACCACCGAGATCGAAGGGCAGCGGATCCACTTCCTGCACGTCCGCTCGGCGGAGCCGGACGCGCTGCCGCTGCTGCTGACGCACGGGTGGCCGGGGTCGATCGCCGAGTTCCTCGATCTGATCGGCCCGCTCACCGACCCGGTCGCGCACGGCGGGGACGCGGCGGACGCGTTCCACGTGGTGATCCCGGCGCTGCCCGGGTTCGGGTTCTCCGGGCCGACCGCGGACGGCGACTGGACGTTCCCGCGGATCGGGCGGGTCTGGGCGGAGCTGATGAGCCGGCTCGGGTACGAGCGGTACGGCGTACAGGGCGGGGACCTCGGCGGGTCGGTCTCGCCGGAGGTGGGGCGCGCGGCTCCGGAGCACGTCGTCGGGGTGCACACGAACGGCGGGACGAACCTGCCGCCGTTGCAGATGTCGGACGAGGAACTGCAGACGCTGACGCCGCTGGAGCAGGACCGGATGGCGCGGATCGCGCGGTTCATGAAGGACGAGTTCGGCTACATCTCGATCCAGTCGACCCGGCCGCAGACGCTGGCCTACGGGCTGGTCGACTCGCCGGTCGCGCAGCTGGCCTGGATCATGGACAAGTTCAAGGCGTGGACGTACCCGGAAGAGACCTTGCCGGAGGCAATCATCGGCAAGGACCGGCTGCTCACGAACGTGATGCTGTACTGGCTGACCGGCACCGGCGGGTCGGCCGCGTACATCGGCTACGCCCAGCCGCGCTCCTGGGCGCCGCGGCCGAACTCGGGGGTGCCGACCGCCGTGCTCGCGCTGGCCCACGACGTCGCCATCCGGCGGTACTGCGAGACCTCGAACAACATCACCCGGTGGACGGACGCCACCGTGGGCGGGCACTTCGCCGCGCTGGAGCAGCCGGAGCTCCTGCTGAACGACGTGCGCGCGTTCTTCCGCGACCTCCGTCGGTGA
- a CDS encoding oxidoreductase encodes MSKIWLITGSSRGLGRALTEAVLAAGDRAVATARTPEQLDDLVTKYGDQLRAVALDVTDAGAARGAVRTAVAEFGRLDVVANNAGYANSASIEEMTDDDFRAQIETNLFGVVNVTKAALPVFREQQGGHFLQFSSIGGRVGGTPGMGAYQTAKFGVEGFSEVLSNEVRPFGVKVTIVEPGGFRTDWGGSSMQLHEVHPAYASTVGAMHRRRLETDGKQPGDPAKAAQAILEIVALENPPLRLLLGSDALQLAQSSSTARAEEAAAWAHLTTSTDFN; translated from the coding sequence ATGAGCAAGATCTGGCTGATCACCGGCAGCTCGCGCGGACTGGGTCGCGCGCTGACCGAGGCGGTGCTGGCGGCGGGCGACCGCGCCGTCGCGACCGCCCGCACCCCCGAGCAGCTCGACGACCTGGTCACGAAGTACGGCGACCAACTCCGGGCCGTCGCCCTCGACGTCACGGACGCCGGCGCGGCACGAGGCGCCGTACGGACCGCGGTCGCGGAGTTCGGCCGGCTGGACGTGGTGGCGAACAACGCCGGCTACGCCAACAGCGCGTCGATCGAGGAGATGACCGACGACGACTTCCGGGCGCAGATCGAGACGAACCTGTTCGGCGTGGTCAACGTGACGAAGGCGGCGCTGCCGGTGTTCCGGGAGCAGCAGGGCGGGCACTTCCTGCAGTTCTCGTCGATCGGCGGCCGGGTCGGCGGGACGCCCGGGATGGGCGCGTACCAGACCGCGAAGTTCGGCGTCGAGGGCTTCTCCGAGGTGCTGAGCAACGAGGTCCGGCCGTTCGGCGTCAAGGTGACGATCGTCGAGCCGGGCGGGTTCCGGACCGACTGGGGCGGCTCGTCGATGCAGCTCCACGAGGTGCACCCGGCGTACGCGTCGACCGTGGGCGCGATGCACCGCCGCCGGCTCGAGACCGACGGCAAGCAGCCGGGTGACCCCGCGAAGGCCGCCCAGGCGATCCTCGAGATCGTTGCCCTGGAGAACCCGCCGCTCCGGCTGCTGCTCGGCAGCGACGCGCTCCAGCTCGCGCAGTCCTCGTCGACCGCCCGCGCCGAGGAAGCCGCCGCCTGGGCACACCTGACCACGTCGACGGACTTCAACTGA
- a CDS encoding TetR family transcriptional regulator, whose protein sequence is MQQRNADRTRTRILEAATEEFAARGIAGARVSRIAEVAGCNKAMLYAYFGNKDDLFDAVFKASLDKYLDEVGFDVEDLPAYAGRVFDYFEAHPDRLRLSVWYRLERPDGQPLEAIVAVNQSRLEELQQGMRRRVVPRRFTPVSLLSLIQAIATSWSSMNPELGSELPDRAVRRRAVVTAVERILS, encoded by the coding sequence ATGCAGCAACGGAACGCAGACCGGACCCGGACGCGGATCCTGGAGGCGGCCACCGAGGAGTTCGCCGCCCGTGGGATCGCGGGTGCGCGGGTGAGTCGGATCGCCGAGGTGGCCGGGTGCAACAAGGCGATGCTGTACGCGTACTTCGGCAACAAGGACGACCTGTTCGACGCGGTGTTCAAGGCGTCGCTGGACAAGTACCTCGACGAGGTCGGGTTCGACGTCGAGGACCTGCCGGCGTACGCGGGGCGGGTGTTCGACTACTTCGAGGCGCATCCGGACAGGTTGCGGCTGTCGGTCTGGTACCGGCTCGAGCGGCCGGACGGCCAGCCGCTGGAGGCGATCGTCGCGGTGAACCAGAGCCGGCTGGAGGAGTTGCAGCAGGGCATGCGCCGGCGGGTGGTGCCGCGCCGGTTCACGCCGGTCAGCCTGCTGTCGCTGATCCAGGCGATCGCGACCAGCTGGTCGTCGATGAACCCGGAGCTGGGGTCCGAGCTGCCGGACCGCGCGGTGCGCCGGCGGGCGGTGGTGACGGCGGTGGAGCGGATTCTCAGCTAA
- a CDS encoding trypsin-like peptidase domain-containing protein — protein MNQQGPQDPQMPQYGPQQPYGPQYRQGPQGPQYGHGPQGQPFAYGPYGPPPVPRKKRGRRLLGAGALGLATALVAGSVAWGIDQRAGGNSSQLAQTAFDPAAVAAEVSPGLVDVNAVLGYENARAAGTGIVLTSDGEVLTNHHVIEGATSITVRNVGNGKTYSASVVGYDEDHDIAVLKLKDASGLETAKLGDSDKVKLGDQVVGVGNAGGDGGEPSYAAGEVTGLNESITATDENGQDPENLTNLIETDADIQPGDSGGPLVNADGEVIGVDVAGSTAGNGNQGAPTQSAATTPTAWGDGPNDGTGFPFGNGTPPGNGYGNGQGNGQGNGQGSGQSQGTGVPGEGYAIPINQALDIAEQIQDGKASDTVHIGDSAMLGVSILTSPGTTGAVVGDVITDGHADEAGLEPGDVITSFAGKQVDSPDTLAELLNKQHPGDKVDLTWTDQSGQSHKTTIELIKGPVR, from the coding sequence ATGAACCAGCAGGGGCCGCAGGATCCGCAGATGCCGCAGTACGGTCCGCAACAGCCGTACGGTCCGCAGTACCGGCAGGGTCCGCAGGGGCCGCAGTACGGGCACGGTCCGCAGGGGCAGCCGTTTGCGTACGGGCCGTACGGGCCGCCGCCGGTGCCGCGGAAGAAGCGGGGGCGGCGGTTGCTCGGGGCCGGTGCGTTGGGGCTGGCTACCGCGCTGGTTGCGGGGTCGGTTGCCTGGGGCATCGACCAGCGGGCGGGCGGGAACAGTTCGCAGCTGGCGCAGACGGCGTTCGACCCGGCGGCAGTCGCGGCGGAGGTGTCGCCCGGGCTGGTGGACGTGAACGCGGTGCTCGGGTACGAGAACGCGCGAGCTGCCGGTACCGGGATCGTGCTCACCTCCGACGGCGAGGTGCTCACCAACCACCACGTGATCGAGGGCGCGACGTCGATCACCGTGCGGAACGTCGGCAACGGGAAGACGTACAGCGCGAGCGTCGTCGGGTACGACGAGGATCACGACATCGCGGTACTGAAACTGAAGGACGCGTCCGGGCTGGAGACCGCGAAGCTCGGTGACTCCGACAAGGTGAAGCTCGGCGACCAGGTCGTGGGCGTCGGGAACGCCGGCGGCGACGGCGGCGAACCGAGCTACGCGGCCGGCGAGGTGACCGGGCTGAACGAGTCGATCACCGCGACCGACGAGAACGGCCAGGACCCGGAGAACCTGACGAACCTGATCGAGACCGACGCCGACATCCAGCCCGGCGACTCCGGCGGACCGCTGGTGAACGCCGACGGGGAGGTCATCGGCGTCGACGTGGCCGGCAGCACCGCCGGCAACGGCAACCAGGGCGCCCCCACCCAGAGCGCCGCCACGACCCCGACCGCCTGGGGCGACGGCCCCAACGACGGCACCGGCTTCCCCTTCGGCAACGGCACACCCCCCGGCAACGGCTACGGCAACGGGCAGGGCAACGGGCAGGGGAATGGACAGGGGAGTGGCCAGAGCCAGGGGACCGGCGTTCCGGGTGAGGGTTACGCGATCCCGATCAACCAGGCACTCGACATCGCCGAACAGATCCAGGACGGCAAGGCATCCGACACGGTCCACATCGGCGACTCCGCGATGCTGGGCGTCTCGATCCTCACCAGCCCCGGCACCACCGGCGCGGTAGTCGGCGACGTCATCACAGACGGCCACGCAGACGAAGCAGGCCTGGAACCCGGCGACGTGATCACCTCCTTCGCCGGCAAGCAGGTCGACTCACCCGACACCCTCGCCGAACTCCTCAACAAGCAACACCCAGGCGACAAGGTAGACCTCACCTGGACCGACCAATCCGGCCAATCCCACAAGACCACCATCGAACTGATCAAAGGCCCAGTCCGCTAA
- a CDS encoding NAD-dependent epimerase/dehydratase family protein: MRIFVAGATGTIGRRLVPLLAAQGHEVTALTRHPSVGVPGSSAVVAGDVYDAARLREVVAEARAEVVIHQLTDLGARDFAANNRIRREGTRNLVDAALAAGVRRVISQSIAWAYEPGDTPADEDTPLDLQAADDTRRATVEAVHALETITAEAPEWVVLRYGLFYGPGTWYTAGALMADLAAAGKLPTGPDITSFVHVDDAATATAAALTWPTGPVNIVDNTPAPASTWAPAFTHSLGLTPNTPPSTTPPYAGAPADSTPRTPWARGASNARARALGWSPAHPTCFSG; encoded by the coding sequence ATGAGGATCTTCGTTGCCGGCGCCACCGGCACCATCGGCCGTCGGCTCGTCCCCCTGCTGGCCGCCCAGGGCCACGAAGTCACCGCTCTCACCCGGCATCCCTCGGTGGGTGTGCCGGGGAGTTCGGCTGTGGTGGCCGGGGACGTGTACGACGCTGCGCGGTTGCGGGAGGTGGTGGCGGAGGCCCGGGCGGAGGTGGTGATTCATCAGCTGACGGATCTGGGTGCGCGGGACTTCGCGGCGAACAACCGGATCCGGCGGGAAGGTACGCGGAATCTGGTCGATGCCGCGCTTGCTGCCGGGGTGCGGCGGGTGATCTCGCAGAGCATCGCGTGGGCGTACGAGCCGGGCGATACTCCCGCCGACGAGGACACGCCGCTCGATCTGCAGGCTGCGGACGACACGCGCCGCGCGACCGTCGAGGCGGTGCACGCGTTGGAGACGATCACCGCGGAGGCGCCCGAGTGGGTGGTCCTGCGGTACGGCCTGTTCTACGGCCCGGGCACCTGGTACACCGCCGGCGCCCTCATGGCCGACCTAGCCGCAGCAGGCAAACTCCCCACCGGCCCCGACATCACCAGCTTCGTCCACGTAGACGACGCCGCCACCGCAACAGCCGCAGCCCTCACCTGGCCCACCGGCCCCGTAAACATCGTCGACAACACCCCAGCCCCCGCCTCAACCTGGGCCCCCGCCTTCACCCACTCCCTAGGCCTCACACCCAACACTCCGCCGTCCACCACCCCGCCGTACGCCGGCGCCCCGGCCGACTCCACGCCGCGTACTCCATGGGCGCGAGGTGCCAGCAACGCGCGGGCTCGCGCGCTCGGGTGGTCCCCCGCCCACCCGACCTGCTTCTCCGGGTGA
- the metH gene encoding methionine synthase has product MSEAALRELLDQRIAVLDGAWGTMLQGAKLQPADYQGDRFGDHTHDVTGDPDLLNLTRPDLILDVHRQYLAAGADITTTNTFTASSIGQADYGLQEYVREMNVAGARLARQAADEFGRKFVAGSIGPLNVTLSLSPRVEDPSYRAVSFQQVKDAYAEQIAALAEGGVDLLLIETIFDTLNAKAAVAAAREVAPQLPLWISVTIVDLSGRTLSGQTVEAFWSSVEHADPLVVGVNCSLGAAQLRPHVADLARFAGTYVASHPNAGLPNAFGGYDETPEETSALLREFAEAGLVNIVGGCCGTTPAHIKQIAEAVENLRPRTVVPDDHTTRFSGLEPFRIGPDTGFVMIGERTNVTGSAKFRRLIEGDDYQAAVDVALEQVRGGANLLDVNMDADLLDSEQAMTTFLNLIATEPEVARIPIMIDSSKWSVLETGLKHVQGKGVVNSISLKEGEEQFLEHARRIRDYGAGAVVMAFDEQGQADTVERKVEICARAYDLLTQKVGFPAEDIIFDPNVLAVATGMAEHNAYAKNFIEALPLIKERCPGVHLSGGISNLSFSFRGNDIVREAMHSAFLFHAGKAGLDMGIVNAGQLAVYEDIPKDLLELVEDVIFDRRDDATDRLVAFAENVKGKGKQREIDLSWREGSVEERLSHALVHGIVDYIEADTEEARQQLPRPLDVIEGPLMAGMKVVGDLFGAGKMFLPQVVKSARVMKRSVAYLEPFMEEEKEQARREGRAEMVRGQGKVVLATVKGDVHDIGKNIVGVVLGCNNYEVIDLGVMVPAAKILDTAVAEGADAVGLSGLITPSLDEMVSVATEMQRRGLKLPLLIGGATTSKQHTAVRIAPAYENTTVHVLDASRVVGVVSDLLDEERAEELAKSNSAEQERLREQHANKQRAPLLTVAEARANREPVEYGELPVPAFTGLKRVSPSIETLREMVDWQFLFLAWELKGKYPAILEQPVARELFDDANALLDEIIANGSFTAEGVYGFWPAHSEGDDIVLDGLDRSFPMLRQQTEKPAGRHNRCLADYIAPQGDHLGGFGVAIHGAEALAKSYEDRNDDYKAIMVKALADRLAEAFAEWIHLEARRAWFEPEAQPVLEDLHAERFRGIRPALGYPASPDHTEKKDLFELLEADRIGLGLTESFAMTPAAAVSGLIFAHPASRYFSVGRLGRDQIEDYAARRNLPVEEVERWLRPNLAYDPA; this is encoded by the coding sequence ATGAGTGAAGCCGCGCTGCGCGAGCTGCTGGATCAGCGGATCGCAGTCCTCGACGGTGCGTGGGGCACGATGCTGCAGGGCGCCAAGCTGCAGCCCGCCGACTACCAGGGTGATCGCTTCGGCGACCACACGCACGACGTCACCGGCGACCCGGACCTGCTGAACCTCACCCGCCCGGACCTGATCCTCGACGTCCACCGGCAGTACCTGGCGGCCGGCGCCGACATCACCACCACGAACACGTTCACCGCGTCGAGCATCGGCCAGGCCGACTACGGCCTGCAGGAGTACGTCCGCGAGATGAACGTGGCCGGCGCCCGCCTGGCCCGCCAGGCCGCCGACGAGTTCGGCCGGAAGTTCGTCGCCGGCTCGATCGGTCCGCTGAACGTCACGCTGTCGCTGAGCCCACGCGTCGAGGATCCGTCGTACCGCGCGGTGTCCTTCCAGCAGGTGAAGGACGCGTACGCCGAGCAGATCGCGGCGCTCGCCGAGGGCGGCGTCGACCTGCTGCTGATCGAGACGATCTTCGACACCCTGAACGCGAAGGCCGCGGTCGCCGCGGCCCGCGAGGTGGCGCCGCAGCTCCCGCTGTGGATCTCGGTGACGATCGTCGACCTGAGCGGCCGGACGCTCAGCGGCCAGACCGTCGAGGCGTTCTGGAGCTCGGTCGAGCACGCCGACCCGCTGGTCGTCGGCGTGAACTGTTCGCTCGGCGCCGCCCAGCTGCGGCCGCACGTGGCCGACCTGGCCAGGTTCGCCGGCACGTACGTCGCCTCGCACCCGAACGCGGGCCTCCCGAACGCGTTCGGCGGGTACGACGAGACGCCCGAGGAGACGTCCGCGCTGCTGCGGGAGTTCGCCGAGGCCGGCCTGGTGAACATCGTCGGGGGCTGCTGCGGTACGACACCGGCGCACATCAAGCAGATCGCCGAAGCTGTCGAGAACCTTCGGCCGCGCACCGTCGTACCGGACGACCACACCACGCGGTTCTCCGGGCTCGAGCCGTTCCGGATCGGGCCGGACACCGGCTTCGTGATGATCGGCGAGCGCACGAACGTCACCGGGTCGGCGAAGTTCCGCCGGCTGATCGAGGGCGACGACTACCAGGCCGCGGTCGACGTGGCGCTGGAGCAGGTCCGCGGCGGCGCGAACCTGCTGGACGTGAACATGGACGCCGACCTGCTGGACAGCGAGCAGGCGATGACCACGTTCCTGAACCTGATCGCGACCGAGCCCGAGGTAGCCCGGATCCCGATCATGATCGACAGCTCGAAGTGGTCGGTGCTGGAGACCGGGCTGAAACACGTGCAGGGCAAGGGCGTGGTCAACTCGATCAGCCTCAAGGAGGGCGAGGAGCAGTTCCTCGAGCACGCCCGGCGGATCCGCGACTACGGCGCCGGCGCGGTCGTGATGGCCTTCGACGAGCAGGGCCAGGCGGACACGGTCGAGCGCAAGGTGGAGATCTGCGCGCGGGCGTACGACCTGCTCACGCAGAAGGTCGGCTTCCCGGCCGAGGACATCATCTTCGACCCGAACGTGCTGGCGGTCGCGACCGGGATGGCCGAGCACAACGCCTATGCGAAGAACTTCATCGAGGCGCTGCCGCTGATCAAGGAGCGCTGTCCGGGCGTGCACCTGAGCGGCGGCATCTCGAACCTGTCGTTCTCGTTCCGCGGGAACGACATCGTCCGGGAGGCGATGCACTCGGCGTTCCTGTTCCACGCCGGCAAGGCCGGGCTGGACATGGGCATCGTGAACGCGGGCCAGCTCGCGGTCTACGAGGACATCCCGAAGGACCTGCTGGAGCTCGTCGAGGACGTGATCTTCGACCGCCGCGACGACGCCACCGACCGGCTGGTCGCGTTCGCCGAGAACGTGAAGGGCAAGGGCAAGCAGCGCGAGATCGACCTGAGCTGGCGTGAGGGCTCGGTCGAGGAGCGGCTGTCGCACGCGCTGGTGCACGGCATCGTCGACTACATCGAGGCCGACACCGAGGAGGCGCGGCAGCAGCTGCCGCGGCCACTCGACGTCATCGAGGGTCCGCTGATGGCCGGGATGAAGGTCGTCGGCGACCTGTTCGGCGCGGGCAAGATGTTCCTCCCGCAGGTGGTGAAGAGCGCACGCGTGATGAAGCGCTCGGTCGCCTACCTCGAGCCGTTCATGGAGGAGGAGAAGGAACAGGCCCGCCGGGAAGGTCGCGCGGAGATGGTCCGCGGCCAGGGCAAGGTCGTGCTCGCGACCGTGAAGGGCGACGTCCACGACATCGGCAAGAACATCGTCGGCGTGGTGCTCGGCTGCAACAACTACGAGGTGATCGACCTCGGGGTGATGGTGCCGGCGGCCAAGATCCTCGACACCGCGGTGGCCGAGGGCGCGGACGCCGTCGGCCTGTCCGGGCTGATCACGCCGTCGCTGGACGAGATGGTGTCGGTGGCGACCGAGATGCAACGCCGCGGGCTGAAGCTCCCGCTGCTGATCGGCGGCGCGACCACCTCGAAGCAGCACACCGCCGTCCGGATCGCCCCGGCGTACGAGAACACCACCGTGCACGTGCTGGACGCGTCGCGGGTGGTCGGAGTGGTGTCCGACCTGCTCGACGAGGAACGCGCCGAGGAACTTGCCAAGAGCAACAGTGCCGAGCAGGAGCGGCTCCGCGAGCAGCACGCGAACAAGCAGCGCGCGCCGCTGCTGACGGTGGCCGAGGCCCGGGCGAACCGGGAGCCGGTCGAGTACGGCGAGCTGCCGGTGCCGGCGTTCACGGGGCTGAAGCGGGTCTCGCCGAGCATCGAGACGCTGCGCGAGATGGTCGACTGGCAGTTCCTGTTCCTGGCCTGGGAGCTGAAGGGGAAGTACCCGGCGATCCTGGAGCAGCCGGTGGCGCGGGAGCTGTTCGACGACGCGAACGCGTTGCTGGACGAGATCATCGCGAACGGCTCGTTCACCGCCGAGGGCGTGTACGGGTTCTGGCCGGCGCACAGCGAGGGCGACGACATCGTCCTCGACGGGCTGGACCGGTCGTTCCCGATGCTGCGGCAGCAGACCGAGAAGCCGGCCGGCCGGCACAACCGTTGCCTCGCCGACTACATCGCCCCGCAAGGAGACCACCTCGGCGGATTCGGGGTCGCGATCCACGGCGCCGAGGCGCTGGCGAAGTCGTACGAGGACCGCAACGACGACTACAAGGCGATCATGGTGAAGGCGCTCGCCGACCGGCTGGCGGAGGCCTTCGCCGAGTGGATCCACCTGGAGGCGCGGCGGGCCTGGTTCGAGCCGGAGGCGCAGCCGGTGCTGGAGGATCTGCACGCGGAGCGGTTCCGCGGCATCCGCCCGGCGCTCGGGTACCCGGCAAGCCCGGACCACACCGAGAAGAAGGACCTCTTCGAGCTGCTCGAGGCGGACCGGATCGGCCTCGGGCTGACGGAATCGTTCGCGATGACGCCGGCCGCCGCGGTGAGCGGCCTGATCTTCGCGCACCCGGCCTCGCGCTACTTCAGCGTCGGCCGCCTCGGCCGCGATCAGATCGAGGACTACGCCGCCCGGCGGAACCTCCCGGTCGAAGAGGTCGAGCGCTGGCTCCGCCCGAACCTGGCGTACGACCCGGCATGA
- a CDS encoding GNAT family N-acetyltransferase: MTVRPAVADDADAVAAIWYDGWRDGHLGHVPDELVAVRTKESFWTRAAERVADTTVAVAGDAIAGFVMVVGAEVEQVYVARDHRGSGVAGTLLAEAERQVKANGHDEAWLAVATGNARARRFYERSGWTDAGAFDYPAAVDDGSVPVPCHRYVKPV, encoded by the coding sequence ATGACGGTCCGGCCTGCGGTTGCCGACGACGCGGACGCGGTGGCCGCGATCTGGTACGACGGTTGGCGCGACGGCCATCTGGGGCATGTTCCGGACGAGTTGGTCGCCGTACGGACGAAGGAGTCGTTCTGGACGCGCGCGGCCGAACGGGTCGCGGACACCACGGTCGCGGTCGCGGGTGACGCGATCGCGGGCTTCGTGATGGTGGTCGGCGCGGAGGTCGAGCAGGTGTACGTCGCCCGCGATCATCGCGGATCGGGTGTCGCCGGGACGCTGCTCGCCGAGGCCGAGCGGCAGGTGAAGGCCAACGGCCACGACGAGGCCTGGCTCGCCGTCGCGACCGGCAACGCGCGCGCCCGCCGGTTCTACGAGCGCAGCGGCTGGACCGACGCCGGCGCCTTCGACTACCCGGCGGCGGTCGACGACGGCAGCGTGCCGGTGCCGTGCCACCGCTACGTGAAGCCCGTCTGA
- a CDS encoding TetR/AcrR family transcriptional regulator, whose amino-acid sequence MTFQRARSAEQRAARRQAILGTAAAMLTELPVADLTLNELSRRVGLAKSNVLNYFDSREAVLLELSSNELAAWVADLEGTLAEVPDALPTDERAERLVSAIVGTLARRPVLCDLISAQAAVLERNISTETALTFKRAAAVAYQQLIAVVVRVLPELGAEGAGRFIATASLLAGAVWTHSHPVPAILAAYEADPTLAAIRMEFEPALTDALRTLLYGALPRS is encoded by the coding sequence ATGACCTTCCAGCGCGCCCGGAGCGCGGAGCAGCGGGCCGCGCGGCGGCAGGCGATCCTCGGCACGGCGGCCGCGATGCTGACCGAGCTGCCGGTCGCGGACCTCACCCTGAACGAGCTCAGCCGCCGCGTCGGCCTGGCGAAGTCGAACGTGCTGAACTACTTCGACTCGCGCGAGGCCGTCCTGCTCGAGCTGTCCAGCAACGAACTGGCGGCGTGGGTGGCGGACCTGGAAGGGACGCTGGCCGAGGTCCCGGATGCGCTACCGACCGACGAGCGCGCCGAGCGGCTGGTGAGTGCGATCGTCGGCACCCTGGCGCGGCGGCCGGTGCTGTGCGACCTGATCAGCGCGCAGGCGGCGGTCCTGGAGCGGAACATCTCGACCGAGACCGCGCTGACGTTCAAGCGCGCGGCCGCGGTCGCGTACCAGCAGCTGATCGCGGTGGTCGTCCGCGTGCTGCCGGAGCTCGGCGCGGAGGGAGCGGGCCGGTTCATCGCGACCGCGAGCCTGCTCGCCGGCGCGGTCTGGACGCATTCCCACCCGGTTCCGGCGATCCTCGCGGCCTACGAAGCCGACCCCACGCTCGCGGCGATCCGGATGGAGTTCGAGCCTGCGCTCACCGACGCGCTCCGCACCTTGCTGTACGGCGCCCTGCCGCGGAGCTGA